One genomic window of Deltaproteobacteria bacterium includes the following:
- a CDS encoding 4-hydroxyphenylacetate 3-hydroxylase, whose protein sequence is MTRSGEEFIRGLRDGRTVLLNGERVADVTTHPAFAAGVKTVARLYELANDPDNRDLMTYPSPRDGKPINKSWLTPRTRDDLAARRRALKFFADASYGFLGRSPDHVASFFAGFAGSLPFYARGGQQFADNLQRFAAKAADQDLYLSYVIVQPTIDRSKPAHQQAEPFLYAGAAAERDNGIVLRGAQMLGTGSVMSDYIFVSVILPLRPGDEDYAISCVVPNSAPGLKLYPRRPYALGVSSVFDYPLSSRFDETDSLVVFDDVFVPWEDVFIYKNIELTAGQFSTTAAHVLGNTQSHIRSWAKLQFLVGLAKRCMDLSGRSTSPEILSQLGDLATRVSIVEGMILGAEAAAEPDQFGVMRPKDSILYASQVYQQAIYPPLLNQIRGLLGGSPIQLPATVGELRNADSAADMERYVRWPKAHGAERIKLLKLVWDAVGSEFGSRHLQYEMFYAGEPSAIHGREFRNFDWATVEAMVDRCLASYDKDSA, encoded by the coding sequence ATGACTCGCAGCGGCGAAGAATTTATCCGCGGCCTGCGCGATGGCCGGACAGTCTTGTTAAACGGCGAGCGCGTCGCTGACGTAACCACCCATCCGGCGTTCGCCGCCGGCGTGAAAACCGTGGCGCGGCTTTATGAGCTTGCCAACGATCCGGACAACCGCGACTTGATGACGTACCCCTCGCCGCGGGACGGCAAGCCGATCAACAAATCATGGCTTACCCCGCGCACACGCGACGACCTGGCGGCGCGCCGGCGCGCGCTGAAATTCTTCGCCGACGCCAGCTACGGCTTTCTCGGCCGTTCGCCCGATCACGTGGCGTCGTTCTTCGCCGGCTTCGCCGGCTCGCTGCCGTTTTACGCGCGCGGCGGCCAGCAGTTCGCCGACAACTTGCAGCGCTTTGCCGCCAAAGCCGCCGACCAAGATCTTTACCTGAGTTACGTCATCGTCCAGCCGACTATCGATCGCAGCAAGCCGGCACATCAGCAAGCAGAGCCCTTTCTCTATGCCGGCGCCGCGGCGGAGCGCGACAACGGCATCGTACTGCGCGGCGCGCAAATGCTCGGCACCGGCTCGGTGATGTCGGATTACATTTTCGTCTCGGTGATTCTGCCGTTGCGTCCCGGCGATGAGGATTACGCCATCTCCTGCGTCGTGCCCAATAGCGCGCCGGGACTGAAGCTTTATCCGCGCCGACCCTATGCTCTCGGTGTCAGCAGCGTGTTCGACTATCCCCTGTCGTCGCGCTTCGACGAAACCGATTCGCTGGTGGTTTTCGACGATGTCTTTGTGCCCTGGGAAGATGTTTTCATCTACAAGAACATCGAGCTTACCGCGGGCCAGTTCAGCACCACGGCGGCGCATGTTCTGGGCAATACGCAGTCGCACATCCGCTCCTGGGCCAAGCTACAATTTCTAGTTGGCTTGGCGAAGCGCTGCATGGACTTGAGCGGCCGCTCAACCAGCCCCGAAATCCTGTCACAGCTCGGCGATCTCGCCACTCGTGTCTCCATTGTTGAAGGCATGATTCTCGGCGCCGAAGCCGCTGCCGAACCGGATCAATTCGGCGTCATGCGGCCGAAGGACTCCATTCTCTATGCGAGCCAAGTTTACCAGCAGGCGATCTACCCACCGTTGTTGAACCAAATCCGCGGACTCCTGGGCGGCAGCCCGATCCAACTGCCGGCAACCGTCGGCGAGCTGCGCAATGCCGACTCCGCCGCTGACATGGAACGTTATGTGCGCTGGCCCAAAGCCCACGGCGCGGAAAGGATAAAATTACTAAAGCTCGTCTGGGACGCCGTCGGTTCAGAATTCGGCTCGCGCCATCTGCAATACGAGATGTTCTACGCCGGTGAGCCGTCGGCCATTCATGGGCGGGAATTTCGCAATTTCGATTGGGCGACGGTGGAGGCGATGGTGGATCGGTGCCTCGCGAGCTACGACAAGGATTCTGCTTGA